The Polyangium aurulentum genomic interval GTAGTGCCTTCGATACGCATAGTATCGCCATCCCTGCCCAAAGAGACGAGCCGATCGGGACGCTCTCTGGGGTCGTTAATCCATACATGCCTCGAAATTGGAATCCGGCACTGCCCCATGCGAAGCGTGCGGCAGCCCCCACCTCCACGCCCATGGCCACCTTATCGGGGGTCGCCAATACGGCTCCGGAGATGCCCGCCGTCACTTCCACCCCTCGAAGGATCGAGTTGCTCATGCCAGGGTTCCGCGAGGGCGAACTCGGGGCACCCCGCCCGGCCGTCGGCGTTTGTACCGGAGGCGGTGCCGCGGTGGGGGGCGGGGACGCTTCTGGCGGCGGTGCCGGTGCTGGCTCCGCCGCGAGCCACACGGGCGGCGTCCTATTCGGCCACGCCGACGGGCCAAGCCCGATGCGCACCGCCCGTGCCGCATCCTGGGCTATTTCCCAGCAATCCATATCGTTGTGGATTGGCGGCTCGTGCCACAGGTCCGCGCCGTTCGCGTCGCGCACGAAGGAATCGGCCTCGAATACCTTGCCCTGTTTCCGCAACCTCACCACGAGCGTCGACGTGGCCGTCTCCACGATCGGGTCATAGCCCAACTGCGCCATGAGGTAGTTGTGCAGGTCGTCGGCGCTCGGGCAGTCCATCCCGGGGATGGGCTCGTACTCCAACCGGACCGCGATGCGCGGGGGCAACTGCGCCTGCGCGGGAGCGGTGCGGCAGAGCACCGCGAGACCCACGAGCGCGAGGACGAGGAGACAGACGGCACGCATCGACGGCCGGCAGGATAGGCACATGCCGCCGGCCCGGCCAAGCCCCACCAGCGGAAGTGACGAACCTTCAACGCATCGCCACATAAGAACGCGCGCGCGTTGGCTCGAGCCTTGCGAATCTGGCTTGGGTCGGAACGATTTTTTCCGACCCTGGATTTTGCGCCTTGACGTGAGCTGGACCCATATAGCAACGTCGGCGCTGCCCACGCCGACCAAGACAACCAACGGGGGACAGCAGCATGAACATCCATCTCTCCATCGGAGAGGGACTGGGCCGCGTTTTGCGCGGCGTTCGCCTCGAAGGGCGGGAAGCCCTCTCCGAGCTATTCCATTTTGAGGTCGATGTCGTCACGGACACGTCCCTCGGCGGATTCCTTCCTGATCTTTCCCTCCCCGAGATTCCGTTTGGAGGGGTCCTCTCCAAGGCGCCCGTGGGGGCAGCCGTCTCGAAGGCGAGCGGCGCCGTTTCCGCGATCGGGAGCGCAGCTTCCGCCGTCGGCGGGGTCGTGTCCCGCATTCCTGTCGGGCAGATGGCTGCACTCGGGCCCGAGCTCGTGGGCACGCCGGCTCGCCTTTCGTTCTCGACCGGGGAGAGCACGCGGCAGATCGACGGCATTATCGTTGATCTCGTCCAGCATGACGACGGCAAGCGGCAAACAGCGTATCGCGTGCACGTGATGCCAGCAGTGGCGAGGCTGCTTCATCGATCGGATTGTCGCATCTTCCAGGACATGACCACGCCCGCAATCGTGGCTGCGGTCCTCTCGGCGAGCGGGATTCGAGGTTTCCGCTTCTCGCTCGGCAGAAAGTATCCCAAGCGTGAGTATTGCGTTCAGTATCGGGAAGTTGACTGGGCGTTCATCAGTCGCCTGCTCGAGGAGGAGGGCATCCACTACTTCTTCCAGGACGGAGCAGCGGGCACGATGCTCGTGATGGCAGATGGCCCGACCTCGCACGAGCCCATCCCGAGCGGTGGAATGCTCCCCTTCCGCGCGCCGCTCGGGGCGATGGCGCACGGCGAGCACGTGTCTCGCTTTGCGTGGGCGATGCGGCTCGCGCCGTCCAAGGCAAGCCTGCGTGATTACAACTTCAAGAAGCCGGCCCTGTCCCTCGCGGCCTCGGCGCCCCATGAGCGCCAGGCGCTCGAGATCTACGACGCGCCCGGGCGCTACGAGACGCCCGAGCGCGGCGAGGAGCTGGCGGCGATACGCCTGGAGGAGATGCGGACGCCGCACCGTACTGGCTCCGGCGAGAGTGATTCGTGCCGGCTCGTCCCGGGGCGGACGTTCGTCCTCACCGATCATAGCCACGACGAACTCAACGGCGCTTATCTCGTGACCAGCGTAAAGCACCGCGGCACAGCGCCCCTCCCCGACGCGGTCTGCGACGATCGAGAAGCCTACGAAAACCGCTTCGAGGTCGTCACGGCGAAAGCCCCGTTCCGGCCTGCGCGAAAGACTCCGCGCCCGGTCATCCACGGGATCCAGACGGCCCTCGTCGTCGGGCCGAAGGGCGAGCAGGTCCACACGGACACGCACGGCCGGATCAAGGTGCAATTCTTCTGGGATCGTCATGGGCACGCGGACGAGCGTAGCTCTTGCTGGATCCGCGTCTTGCAGACCGCCGCAGGCCCCGGCTATGGCGCGTCGTTCCTTCCGCGGGTCGGCCACGAGGTGGTTGTTTCGTTCCTCGAAGGCGATCCCGATCGGCCGGTCGTCCTGGGAAGCCTCTATCACGCGGCCAACGTCCCCCCGTTCACGCTACCGCAGAACAAGACGCAGTCAGGACTCCGGACGCACACCATTGGCGGCGAAGGAGCCAATGAGCTGCGCTTCGAAGATAAGGTCGGTCAGGAGGAGATCTACCTGAAGGCGCAGCGTGATCTCGTCGAGGTCGTCGGGCACGATCATTCGGCGACGGTCCACGGCAAGAGGACGCAGACCGTCGACAAGGACGACACCGAGCACGTGCTCGGCGACCAATCTTTGACTGTCGACGGTTGCCGACACGTCCGGGTGAAGGGCAATCAGCGGACGATCATCGACGGGGAGGAACCGAAGCCGGGCGGCTTCCGGGGTGGCGCCATGACAATCCGCGGGAACTACGAGATCGACGCCTCGAACACGATCCGGATCCAGGCGCCCGTCGAGATCAAGGACGTCTGCGGCGGCAGCTCGATCGTGATGACGCCGGACAAGATCGTCCTGAAAGCGGGCGCAGGCGCCACGCTCGTGCTCGATGCCAATGTGTTCTTTCAATCGGCAGCCGGTGCGAATGCTCTACTGGACGCCAACGTCCACGCCCAGGCTACAGGTGGGGCCGAGGTGCTCCTCGACGCCAACGCGCTGGCGAAGTCCAGCGCCGGGAGCGAGGTGTTTCTCGACGCAAACGCTCGCATGTCGTCGACGGGCGGGAGCACGGTGCTCCTCACCAGCGATGCACAGGTGTCGAGCCCTGCTAATGCAAGCGTCACGGGAGCAACGGCAACCGTTGTCGCGGAAAGCGCTGCAACCCTCGTGGGCGCGGGAGGCACCGTGGTCGCGGATGGAAGCGGCGTCGGGGCTTCTGGAGGGATCGTCAACATTGCGGGTGGCGGTGCGGTCAACGTCGTCGGCGGCGCGGTCAACGTGAACTGAGGAGTGAGCCATGATCGATGCGATTACAAAGCCGCTCGCGCGCGTCGTCGAGGCGGCACAGACGTTCGTTGCCGAGCGCGAGGTGCGGCTCTTGCACGTGGTCACCACAGAGGCGCTCCGGATTGCCACGATCCGGCATATCGCAGCTGAGGAGCTGCACAGCGAGAACCGTTGCCCGTTCCTTATCCTCGAAGCGCCGGCCGTCGCGAATGGCGCTGGGTGGGGCGCATGCGCTGACGAGCTGCGGGCCGACATGGAGGAGCTGCGTGCGCTGCACGAGAATGCTCCCGAGCGCGAGGTCGAGATCCGTCGCATGCCGCGCGAGGCGCGTTGCTCTTCGTCGCTCGGGCGCTTCGGCGTGGAGCTGCGCGCGGCGCTCGAATGCGTGAGTGCGCCCATCGAGGGGCTCGTGATCGTGCTCGCGCCGATCGAGGTCGCGGACGCGAAACAGTGGGCCGAAGACGTCGCCGCGCTCATCGCGAGGAAGGACTTGGCGCGGGCGCGATGGGTGGTCGTGGACATCGAGGATCCGGTCTGCCGGCCCGTGGCCGAAGCGCTCGGCGAGACGGCGATCACGGTCGATGCGCGCGTCGCGGGCGCGGACATTCGTGCAGGGATCGAGGACATGCTCGAGTCGGTCGCCTCGGCGCCGCCCGGCGCCCGCGGGATGCGCCTCGTGGGCGCGGCCGGTCCCGACGAGCCCCCGCCGCCACGCAAGACTCGACCGGCGCCGCCCACGCCCGAGCAGGCGCAGGCGCTCGCGGACGCGAAGGGCTTGCCCGCGGCGAGCTTGCAGGTCGAGCCGATGCACAAGCTCCGGAGCCTCGTCGTGGGCGCTGCCGCGGCCCTTGCGCGCGGAGACGCGAAGGGGGCCATCACGAAGCAGCGCGAGGCCCGGGCCATGTCGCTCGGAATGGGCCTTCGTCGCGTCGCGGTAATGATGGCGCTCGTGCTCGGTGGCTATGCAATCCAGGCCGGCGCATCGCAGACGGCGGTGGAGATCTTCCGCGAGGCGCGCGCGGAGGCCGAGGCGGAGAAGCTGCCGGAGCTCGCTGCGCAAGCGCAGATGGCGATCGGCGCGTCGCTGCTCGTGCAGAAAAGAAGTGACGATGCCGCGTTCGCATTCGCGGAAGCCGGCCGGCTCGCGGCGGCCATGAACTCTCCGATCATGGCTATCGAGGGCTACCGCATGTGCGGGCAGCTCCTCGCGGCGAAGGGAGATCACAAGCACGCGTCGCAGGCGTTCTGCAGGGCGCTCGAGATCGCCGATGACGCGACGACGGTCGAACGAGGCGTGTCGAGCGCACCGCAAGCAGCACGCGCGCTCGCGGCGCTCTGCCGCGCGCACGCGCTCGAAGCCCAGGCCGCATCGTTGGAGCAGCAAGCGATCGCCATGGAGCAGCTCCAGGACTACGACCCCGAGATCAAGGAGCCGCGTCATGCTCGCGAGCACGTGGTTTGATCCTGTCGTCGGCCTCGATCTGCACCTCGTGGGCATCGCGGCACCGCCCTCGCCGGTGCCGATCCCGACGCCCGTTCCCATGCCCTTCGTCGGCCTCGTGTTCGATCCCGCCGGCATGGCGATCGGCGCAGCGATCAGCATGGCCGCGGGCGGCGGCCCGGGGCTCGTGTTCGTCAACGGCGTGCCCATCACCAACACGGGGACCAACGCGACCAACCTGCTCACGCTCCCTCACGTGCCCGCCCCCGGCGTGGCCTTCGTCCCGCCCACGGGGCCGGGAAACAATGCCGAGCTGCTGTTCGGTTCGCTCGGCGCGAAGTTCGGCGGAAGCCTCGGCGTGCGCTTCGGGGATATCGCGCTCTCGTGCAGCGATCCGGTCCGGCTGCCGACGAGCATGGTGCTCGCCGTCCCCAAGGGCGCGCCGGTCTTCATCAACAAGCCGATGGTTCCCGACGCGAAGGGCATAGCGGCGGCGGCCGTTGCGCGCGGCATCTTCAAGGGGTTTGGGCTGGGGGTCCGCGGCGGTGGAAAGCTCTTCCGCACGTTCCGGCAAGGGCAGCGGCGGAGCGGCGCATGGGCGCGCATCTCCCAGGGGCTCCGCAAGGCCGTCGATCACATGGCGCCGCAGCGTTACCGCGATCGGATGAAGCGCGCGATCTGCTTCGTCACGGGCCACCCTGTTGACGTCGCGACAGGAAGGGTGTTCACCGATCACGTGGACTTCGAGCTGCCCGGCCCGCTGCCGCTCGCCTTCGAGCGGGTCTACTCGTCGTCGCTCTCGTGGCGCGATGGGCCGCTGGGGTTTGGCTGGTCCCATAGCCTCGATCAGGCGGTGTGGTGCGAGCGCGGGAAGGTCGTCTACCTGGCGGAGGATGGGCGCGAGATCGAGTTCTTGCTCGGGCACCTGCCGGATCGGATCATCCTGCCCGGGGATCGGGTTTATGATCCGACGAACCGGCTCACGTTGAAGGCGCTCGGTGCGCATCGGTGGGAGATCGAGACCGCGGAGGGAGTCGTGCACGTCTTCTCCCCGGTCGCGGGTGGCGACCCTGGGCGAGCGAAGCTGATCCGCATACGGTCCGCGGACGAGCAGCACACGATCGAGCTTTCCTACGATGATCGCGGGCTCCTTTCGCAGGTCGTGGATTCGGGCGGGCGTGTCTATCGGTTCAAGCACGATGGAACCGGCAAGTTGCGTGAGGCTCACCTACCGGATCCAAACGATCCGGGGTACGTCTCGCGGCAATTCAAGTACGAGTTCGACTTCCGCGGCAATCTTTCGCGGGTGGTCGATGCGCTGGAGCACTCGTGGAAGTTCAAGTACAGCGGGCATCTCCTCGTGCAGGAGACAGACCGCGCGGGGCTATCGTTCTTCTTCCAGTATGACGGGCGGAACCACGAAGCGAAGTGCGTCGAGACGTGGGGAGACGGCGGGATCTTTCATCACGTGATCATGTACGATTCGCTCAACCGGAAGACCATCGTCGAGGATAGCCTCGGGCACGTCACCGTGTACCAGATGGACGATCTTGGGATGGTCACGAGCGTGATGGACTCCATGCAGAGGTTCACGCGCTACGAGTACGATCCAGAGAGCGGGCAGGAGTCGGCGGTCACGGATCCGCTCGGGAGGCGAACGCTGCGCGAATTTGACGCGGCCGGGAACTGCGTGGCGGTCACGAATCCGGACGGGACGGTCGTGCGGGTGGGGTGTGAGCGTAATCGGCCGGTGCGGGTCGTCGACGAGTGCGGCCACGTATGGACGAGGCGGTACGATGCGCTGGGAAGATTGCGGGCGGTGATCAACCCGCTCGGCGCGGAGACGACCTACCATTATCGACGAGGACTCGTGTCCGAGGTCGTCGATCCGGCAGGTGCCAAGACCGAGATGGCGTACGATGACCAGAAGAACCTGTGCGCTGTGCGGTACGCGAACGGGGCTGTGGAGTCGTTCAAGCACGATCCGCTCGGGCGCATGGTCGAGCACTGGGATGTGCGGGGCGCGGTGACGAAATATCGTTATGATGCCTGCTCGGGGCTCGTCGAAGTGGAGGAGGCAGACGGGAACGTGATCCGCTTCGAGCGGGACGCCGAGGGCAACGTGCTCGAGATCCAGGACGCCGTCCGTAACGTCCGGTTCGCATACGGCGGTTTTCACAAGGTCGTGATGCGCGAGGAGGGTGGGACGGCGGTCAAGCTGCAATATGATACCGAGCAGAACCTTGCGGCGATGGAGAACGAGGCCGGCGAGCGGTACGAGTTCAGCCGCGACGCTTGCGACCGTGTAATCGCCGAGAAGGGGTTTGACGGGCGCGTGACGCGCTACAAGCTCGACACCGCGGGGCAGGTCGAAAAGATCACGAAGCCGAGCGGAAAGCCGATCACGCTGGAGCGCGATGCCATGGGCCGCATCACGTGCGTGCGGTATCTGGACGGCGTGGAGCGCTTCAAGTACCGGGCGGACGGCGCGCTGCTCGGGGCGGAGAAT includes:
- a CDS encoding type VI secretion system Vgr family protein, with product MAALGPELVGTPARLSFSTGESTRQIDGIIVDLVQHDDGKRQTAYRVHVMPAVARLLHRSDCRIFQDMTTPAIVAAVLSASGIRGFRFSLGRKYPKREYCVQYREVDWAFISRLLEEEGIHYFFQDGAAGTMLVMADGPTSHEPIPSGGMLPFRAPLGAMAHGEHVSRFAWAMRLAPSKASLRDYNFKKPALSLAASAPHERQALEIYDAPGRYETPERGEELAAIRLEEMRTPHRTGSGESDSCRLVPGRTFVLTDHSHDELNGAYLVTSVKHRGTAPLPDAVCDDREAYENRFEVVTAKAPFRPARKTPRPVIHGIQTALVVGPKGEQVHTDTHGRIKVQFFWDRHGHADERSSCWIRVLQTAAGPGYGASFLPRVGHEVVVSFLEGDPDRPVVLGSLYHAANVPPFTLPQNKTQSGLRTHTIGGEGANELRFEDKVGQEEIYLKAQRDLVEVVGHDHSATVHGKRTQTVDKDDTEHVLGDQSLTVDGCRHVRVKGNQRTIIDGEEPKPGGFRGGAMTIRGNYEIDASNTIRIQAPVEIKDVCGGSSIVMTPDKIVLKAGAGATLVLDANVFFQSAAGANALLDANVHAQATGGAEVLLDANALAKSSAGSEVFLDANARMSSTGGSTVLLTSDAQVSSPANASVTGATATVVAESAATLVGAGGTVVADGSGVGASGGIVNIAGGGAVNVVGGAVNVN
- a CDS encoding DUF6531 domain-containing protein; protein product: MLASTWFDPVVGLDLHLVGIAAPPSPVPIPTPVPMPFVGLVFDPAGMAIGAAISMAAGGGPGLVFVNGVPITNTGTNATNLLTLPHVPAPGVAFVPPTGPGNNAELLFGSLGAKFGGSLGVRFGDIALSCSDPVRLPTSMVLAVPKGAPVFINKPMVPDAKGIAAAAVARGIFKGFGLGVRGGGKLFRTFRQGQRRSGAWARISQGLRKAVDHMAPQRYRDRMKRAICFVTGHPVDVATGRVFTDHVDFELPGPLPLAFERVYSSSLSWRDGPLGFGWSHSLDQAVWCERGKVVYLAEDGREIEFLLGHLPDRIILPGDRVYDPTNRLTLKALGAHRWEIETAEGVVHVFSPVAGGDPGRAKLIRIRSADEQHTIELSYDDRGLLSQVVDSGGRVYRFKHDGTGKLREAHLPDPNDPGYVSRQFKYEFDFRGNLSRVVDALEHSWKFKYSGHLLVQETDRAGLSFFFQYDGRNHEAKCVETWGDGGIFHHVIMYDSLNRKTIVEDSLGHVTVYQMDDLGMVTSVMDSMQRFTRYEYDPESGQESAVTDPLGRRTLREFDAAGNCVAVTNPDGTVVRVGCERNRPVRVVDECGHVWTRRYDALGRLRAVINPLGAETTYHYRRGLVSEVVDPAGAKTEMAYDDQKNLCAVRYANGAVESFKHDPLGRMVEHWDVRGAVTKYRYDACSGLVEVEEADGNVIRFERDAEGNVLEIQDAVRNVRFAYGGFHKVVMREEGGTAVKLQYDTEQNLAAMENEAGERYEFSRDACDRVIAEKGFDGRVTRYKLDTAGQVEKITKPSGKPITLERDAMGRITCVRYLDGVERFKYRADGALLGAENATLSVEIERDAVGRAVRELQGAHAVERRYDQRGMASEVSSSLGFDGAYVRDVMGELEMLSLGTGVDRWRVHFTRDAMGLETQRRLPGEIRVQTERDWLGRVAQVSMLDGPKEMRRIGYRWQRGTQLAARFDSRRGTTRYLHDARARLVAAQEPEGAIKWRRPDATGNIVQAMEGEPEPQRYGKGGVLLESGGVRYETDLDGRRTAKVFPDGKKERYTWNDADRLVAVTKCDGKVVRFAYDAFGRRIKKTSGEDERLWIWDGHVPLHELSLKEGPITWVFEPGTFTPIAKVQGRRRYGIVTDQIGAPCAVFNEWGETAWEGRVDVFGRAEVDAVKTSVPWRFPGQYEDEETGLFYNWHRYYDPEAGRFVSKDPVGLLGGLEAYSYVRDPWLWIDPTGLAPWELNPLKDLDWRGGEHSFKDALDEAFRRTGIPREEFRVWSWQTSVYGKTAPVEWRAPGGAIVNVDDPTIVPTAEGPQVPHVGYQVPGKRPNGRIRGHILLDAVPITRSSLRDKKCK